tcctctcctttcaaatcgtaggacacctttcataggtgccactttcaagaacactttgtcccccacatcaaactcaagatacTTTCATCTCAcgtcagcataactcttctgtctactctgtgCGGTCTGCATATgtgatctaattttctgtatcgcttcgttagtagactgaactaactcaggactcATCAATCTTTGCTCACCAACCTCATCTCAACAAACAGGGGATTTACAACATTTTCCGTACAAgacctcaaacggtgccatgccaattgtagcctgaaaactgttattataaggaaattccatcaaatgcaagtgagaATCCCAACTACCTGGGAATTCTAATGTGCAAGCTCGCAACATAtcttctaaaacttggttcagacgctcagtctgaccatcagtctgtggGTGGAAAGTTGTTATAAAGtttaacctcgtgcccatagcagccTGTAAACCCTTCTAGaacttggaagtgaaacgggcatctctattagaaacaatcgacactggcactccatgtagtctcattatctcagacatgtacaactgtgcccacttagtagcagtataagtggatttcccCGGAATGAAGTGCcctgatttggtaagcctgtcaacaacaacccaaatcactgtaaaactcctcagagttctaggcagtcctgtaatgaaatccatggaaacgttttcccacttccattctggtacgctcaagggttgtaataaacctgctggtttctaccttggtgctttaacctgctgacacaccaagcatttactgaCAAATTTTGCcacctctctcttcatattacgccaccaGTAAACTCATTTCAGGTTCTGATACATCTttgtactacctgggtgcatggaaaatggagAACTATGAGCCTCAGTCAATAGTTCTATTTTAACCGCACTGTTTGTTGGCACACAAAgacgcctctcaaacaaaagcccatcatcagaggatgtggagaactcaacagcttgccCTGCTTCTGCTAGGCAATGCTTTTGAACCaagtaaggatcgttactctgagcaacAATGATCTTCTGCCTTAAAGTCGGCTGCACCGCAACTGGGCTAACTACGAAGTGACTACCCCTACTGACACTACAATCTCAGCCCTATCAAAAGCTCGATGCAACGgagcctgtcgggtaataagtgctgctgaatgtgatacctttctactaagagcatcagctaccacattcgcctttcctggatgatacaatatctcacaatcgtaatcctttactaattcaagccatcttcgctgtctcatattcaattctttcttagTGAATaagtatttcaagcttttatgatccgtaaagatctgtatcttctcaccatacaagtaatgtcTCCATATCTTTAGTGCAAAGACTACTGTAGCTAGTTCtaaatcatgggtagggtagttctactcatgactcttcaactgacgagaagcataagcgactaccttaccttgctgcatcaaaacacaacccaacccattcttagaagcatcactgtaaatcacaaaactccctgaaccatcaggtacagtaagaaccagtgcagtaactagcttctgtttaaggttctggaaatgTCCTCGCaggccttgctccaaacaaaaggagctcccttactagtcaactgagtaagaggagtagctatacgggaaaagttctcTACAAACTGTCggtaataacctgctaaacccacaaagctacgaacctcactgactgttgaaggtcggggccaactggtgactgcctctatcttagctggatccacagaaacacCAGCTTAGAAACCATATGGCCCAGAAAGGATAcctgcttcaaccaaaactcacattttgagAACTTGTCATACAATTTATTAGCTCGAAGGTTTTCTAGAACCATGcataaatgctcctcatgctctgCCTCTGTCTcggaatatatcaaaatatcgtcAATGAACACGACCATAAACACTgacggagcattcgtcaaaccaaaagacatcacaataaactcatagtgtccatatctggaacgaaaggctgtctttggtacatcgctatccttaatcctcaactaATAATATCCTGACCGaaggtcgatcttagaaaacactgtagctccctgtaatTGGTCAAACATATCATTGAACCTGGGCAAGGCTTAAcagttaccttattcaactccctgtagtcaatacataagcgcatcgatccatccttctttttaacaaataagACTGGTGCATCctaaggtgacacactcggccGAATGAAGCAATCAAGCAACTCTTGTAACTGCACTTTCAACTCTTTCAACTTTgttggggccattctgtatggagctctggatataggaaccgtacGAGGCTCCAGCTTTATGGAAAACTCAATCTcttgtgaggaggtaaccctgaaAGTTCTttaggaaagacatccggatagtccctcaccactggttctgatgacaagGACACGtcaacctctctagtatccaccacactcgttaagatactccaagtaccctgactaagCAGTTTGCTGGCCCTTATAGCTGAGATTACCTTAGGTAACGACCTTGATCCTTCTCCCTTAAACTTAAAACTGGCCATCAAGGGAGGGTTAAATGCTACCTCCTTACGAAAACAATCTATGCTAGCATAGTTAGTGActagccaatccatacccagaatcACATCAAAGTCGTGCATATCAAGGACCAACAATGTTACTTCAGTCACAtgacctgctatctcaatctggcatgctttcaccttttcttttgacaacatactctccccagaaggagtagatactgataaaacatggtataggggctctacctctaagcgggcatgcaacacaaatgcagaagagataaaggaatgtgacgaatcagaataaaacaaaactaaggcataatgcctcaacactggaagcgtacctgttaCCACATTGCCTGCTCGCTCAACCTCAGTCTTATtcgtagcaaagactttaccctgatgtggagcacctacTCCCTGATTCTATGCACCTCCGGTAAGTCTCATCGGGCATCGgtcagctgtatgcccctcttgcttacacttaaagcaagtcctggtcccaaataaacaacggcccagatgatgcttcccacaagtggtacataaaggtttccctctggcagcttcctcTGCCTCAAAAgatttctgctggaagcggcaaaactcaccacctgatctgaagtttCACTGTGGTACTGAAATAGGCTGTTGCTCAGCCTTTCTTTTTTGTCCTGAAGTCGAACCTTTACCTGCAACcttggacgagttagccctctcctgtaaactgagatccacggTCAAGCGCAGTGTATCAGCATGGGTGGCGGGTCGAAAGGCTCGAACCAGACCCTGGATATCTAGCCTGagacctctaacaaacttatcagctctggctgCCTCGGTTGCTATCATCTTGGGAGTGAAGCGAGACAACATATCAAACTCTGCATCATACTGCTCGACTGTCCTATTgtcttgctccaagtttaggaactcttgccgcttggcatctcgcaaactggcagagaagaatttcgcatagaaactctccttgaactgttcccaagtgatctgacccacgtcaccccctagcatcctctctgtaatctcccaccaggcagtgcCTCTGTCTATCAACATGAAAACGATGCattgaactttctgatcctcagggcactttatataccgaaatatggtcttcaaagaagataaccacatctgagccttggtggggtcctccaaagacccatcgaatgttgTGGGGTTGTACTTTCTGAAATCCCTCAAGTGTTTGGCTTCTGCTGCCAACTGGCCCAGCACGCCCTGGAGTACAACTAGGGCCggagcaggagctggcgggcgcaggctgctgctgctcccgcatatgcataatcaaatccctgaaccttTGCTCTATTGCAGCGAGGTCTGCATGAGTAACTGGGTAGTAGGGTCGGTAGCTTGAGCTACATGCTGTGCTTCAGGTTGgacacgtcctgctccccttccttgACCttctcggccacccctacgcgtacctctccttggcggcattttcccaacaaccaccaatgattcctttagtctcatacgataattaacttcacatgttaacttaggtaaggtcgtgcatatagagttatacatataatttcatgaaaacgtacctgacgagtgacaaaggatcgttttagccatagggacacaaaaacacagactcatatcgtaagttagtctacagaacctaaaacttaggctctgataccaattgtaacgacccaacttttcggactaagttGAGATCATCACTTACTGTTAGATTCATAGTAAAACGcacaaactcataaaaagacctgtttactATTAATTAAAAACGTTCACAATATCACAAAAAcaatttcgggccctattttaaatcacgttCCCGAAAGTTCCAAAACCAGTATCCCGACAACAGACTCCtactttaaataatattaagatttttaCAATCCATCGACATTACCCTTCCCATTAACAACACAACCTATCAACATAACCATaatacacagaacatcaggGCACCAGTGCCATCATCAGAACAACTCATTGCGTATATAGGTACATAGGCTATAACTAGCGATCACGTTACCTCTAATCAGTCAaaagcatataagtgatatgtgctagtcaaacatgcgtcaatcaaGTCAGTACAGTTGCAATCGTATAATTCCCATGTaggttactacgtttccagtctcggtctgaggtccagtagtaagaaatcccttacctgaattGTAGCTAAAATCCTTGTTCAATTCGACGTCCAAATGAATCCACCTGAACACAAACATAAGGGTTTAATAATGACATCACCAAAAATCCACATTACAAAACGTTCCAAAGCAACATCTACCGGCTTACCCAAATAGAAGAGAGTTGGCTCCAACTACACTTGCCGTAACACTCCTGAACTCGAGCATCACCTCTCTAGCACCTTCAGAGGATCAATAGTTAACCCAACCAATCAGTTCAACATTTAATCCAACATTTAAACTCGCATTGACTATTGAAAACGTTAGAAATTCCTCACATTGTCCTTACCAAGACTCACCGGGACTCGACACGAATGGATAAGACTTAAGTGGCTCGGTGGACCGAGAGATTGGCTTGGAAAaacgactcggctcggcttggctcagtTCTCGGCTCgaggctcggctcgacttgcgGCTTGACTCAGCTCGGCTTGACTCAAtactcggctcgactcggctcatGGCTCGCTGCAGCTCGGCTTGGATTCATGGCTCAGG
This region of Cucumis melo cultivar AY chromosome 7, USDA_Cmelo_AY_1.0, whole genome shotgun sequence genomic DNA includes:
- the LOC127150310 gene encoding uncharacterized protein LOC127150310; this encodes MIATEAARADKFVRGLRLDIQGLVRAFRPATHADTLRLTVDLSLQERANSSKVAVTNYASIDCFRKEVAFNPPLMASFKFKGEGSRSLPKVISAIRASKLLSQVFMVVFIDDILIYSETEAEHEEHLCMVLENLRANKLYDKFSKCEFWLKQEGDLIIWDEAPMAKKYTIESVDRTLRDIMDCPHPFGGKVIVFGDFILRVGDGNEPIIKNDIIELPEDIVVANDSENDAKGIFIRKIYPDLKLHAGESNYVTSRAILATTNAHVDSSNEEMIKLFPGESTTFISFDQAIDDTNSYY